Part of the Nicotiana sylvestris chromosome 2, ASM39365v2, whole genome shotgun sequence genome, gagaacttgaattgtaataaactttgtaaaagttaaagtgtgagtTGGCTGGTTTGACTTTTGGgtagaactaatgaaataaggagaaaggtgcactgtttgaaaaaagtaagagccacttgaattgaagaaaaaaaaatatagttgtattgttgtgaaaaataTTCATTGATAGTGGTACTCTTTATGTAATTATGCTTAAAGAATTATGGAGTtaatatatattgatgtgaaggtggagttatggtttgacataagtgtggggttctAATTGTTAAAGTGtttgtattaaagtgcttaggaaggTATAGTCACTCTTACATCCaaatgtatcatacccgtcccATAGCCTaaattacaaccaattaaagtcctacttgatcctagactgaatgaactcgattagtagagtagtacactacgggcaagcctatggttcaccttgtgtggcatatgaatgttatttctgcgAATGAGCGAATTCTTTCTATATTGAGTTTCAAATTATTCTTGAAAAAAAGGACTTTGCTCTTTCACTCTCGCGTGCACACGAGAAAGTGAACGAGCTACTGAGGAAAAGCTTGAAAAACAAACAGCGAAGTATAGCAAAAAGGCATGAAAGTGCACGAGAGacctaaaagaaaaagaaaaagagaagaacttTGCTCGTTCACTCTCGCATGCGCACGAAAGAATGAACGAGCTAACCTAAAAAGGCTGTTTCGAAGTGGGCTTGTATTATTTCACCCCATGCTAACCCTTTCCGATATAAAGAGTCTTCAAACGTGACTTTCGAAGAACATGACTTTGGTGAGAAGAACGTGACTTTTGCCAGGGAGAACACACtacgcttggaggaggcttctaactagtttttcttctcttagTTTCattgtttatttgttctagagttGTGGGGTGCTGCATGAACGTTGTAATTTGAACCTtaaattgttcttattattttatcatattggtttatttattcaatcttgaaCTTAATTATTTCAttacttgatcaccaattgaaaaCTATTtatgaatctaggattgaactcgggagagagaattttagattgcatataagattaaGTAGAGAAAAATTTTGAACTTGAGTATCGGGAACGAATTTGCGATAAGGATAGGGATATAAATAATCACCTTGCTTGATTATTATAtaggaattataaatgcgttcttgttaatcctaatttcataggaatataggtgttaggttagcttgaatatgcgatttgtacttcgggagaaggctacaaGCAATATTAACCCCTTCagtcaataaaccagataaattaattaaataatttaggTAGAAAACATAACGGGATTGTTAgttaacccatagctctagaatattttcTCCCATTGAATTCGTGTCTAAGTTCGCCAATTTGTTTCCTTTGTTTCTTATTTTACTACTCTAGATTATCTTTAGTTAAACATTCATACTTTAgaattcgcttgaatagattaattacttgggtttaattttgttgatagttaatcacaaatccctatgggtacgatatctggattTACAATCATATATTACTtatcgaccacgtatacttgcacGTGCATTTGGGAGCAACACTAAACATAAAAAAACGTGCTTCTCCCCATTAACTTTATATAAATATAGACTAAAATTCATTATAATAACTGGTCGCAAGTCTTCGCAAAGATTTATTTACGCAACTTTGAAAATTGACAAtttgaaagaaagaagaaaatacacCCCGTTCAGAGTATTTATTTTTTCCAGCTGTACACTAAGCAACCAAATACATtcaatacctttctttgtttAGGGGATTCAAATAAACTAATTTTTTCACTCATTTCTCCCCTAATGGAACAAAAAAACAGTTTAACGTACAAAAGAATACCACTTTGCAGGGGTAAAGATAATGATATAGTAATGACGGGTTGAGGTTGGAAAAGAAGAGAGAAATAGTGAATTACTAGTGAAATAGTGATAATGATATAGTAATGACGGCTTGAGGTATTTAATTTGTATTCAATTACATTTACAGCCAACTATTTTAATTTGTCATTAAGGTATAGTCTCATTAGTTTTAGAGCTACGCGGAGCTACCTTATGCTCAGCTACCCTCTTCCGTTTTACTTCTCCATCTACTTTTTACCGTACTGGAAGCCACGTATTCCCAATAATATATACCAATCATATTGCGGGTTGGTTGAAATTGCATTTACTCATTCGAGTGCTCTCAAACAGAAAATACATGTGCAAAATACATTTGGCATGCATGCAAAGTTGCAAACCTTattttcttctctcctttttttttttttggttcctctcgatctttttttttttgtcctTTTAAGTCTTTCTCTTCGTTTTCATTAAGAATTTCGTCGTTAAGATGTTTGCTGGACTGGATGGGGTACTAAAGTTTATAAAATGAGCTAGCTAgtgtgtgacgacccaaagggtcatcaccagtTTTCTTATCTATTctgtaagaaaatatgggactcgggcgtatgcctggaatcgaatttcgaggtcccgaACCCGAGAAgtaaatttttaaaggaaattatttttctgaaatttttaaggaaaattgaaatgaaatatgattagaacgagttggtatcggggccgtattttggttttggcacccggtacaggtcttatatatgatttaagatgtttctgtaaagtttggttaaaatcggacgtcgtttgacgtgattcggacttgaaatcttaaatttgaacttgatgaagtttctggaaaaactcttgattttgaggtttgattcattattttttaggttagtttggagatttgatcgcatggataagtttgtatgatgttgctgAGTTAGtatgtgtgtttggttaggagccccgagggcttgggagTGTCTCGGAGGTGTTTCGGAATGGTTTTTGACCTTAGAAgtgttgcagattttctgctgttgTGCATAGGGAATTTGTTCTTTGAGTTCGCGTGGactcactcgcgaacgcgtaaggcaaaatTCTCAGGAgttcattttcttcttcgcgaacgcgaagttgGTGACGCGAACGCGAAGTTGGGGGGtggacccttcgcgaacgtgtcccttctctcgcgaacgcgtagggtaTAGGGGAAGGGCAACCAAATTTGTTCAACGCGAACGCGGTTCATGGCATGCGAACGCGAGGCTCGAAGAGATTACTCTCCGCAAATGCGAGCCCCTGTGTCGCGAACGCAAAGGTATTCAGACCtggaccatcgcgaacgcgagatgcccatcttctaaagcaaaccaccaggtctctaatgttcatactttacttgctgacaatttagacaccgagctacatatgcaactatattcttcttcattctcctccaccaataatgttaccGCATGTTCTGATACATGTTagtggcacccagatgaatagaatatggggaactgtgggcctcctctagaatcaactcacaaagtccaCTCACATTAGTTAGACAAAtgcgaccttgcatcctcaacactccatcatctccaaccgtaACCTGATTGGAATCACTGTGCCGCACTGtctccctaaggacaagcaaatgagggtcatcataccgccgctccctgatacgctcaaacaaggaagaccgagcgactatgcaagctaaaaAATGAcagggctcagaaacatccaaccccACGagctgattggctaaagcctgaacatctaatgcaagcggtctctcaccaactagaatgtatgcaaggctacccatactagctggcttcttactcaaagcatcgaccaccacattggcctttccaaggtgatacaagatggtgatattatagtctttcagtagctccaaccacctcatatGCCTTAAATtaagctccttttgcttgaacaaataccgCAAACtattatgatccgtgaacacctcacatgacacgccatatagatagtgcctccaaatcttcagcgcatgaaaAATGGATgctagctccaagtcatgaacagGATATTTCTTCTCGTAAACCTTTAGctgtcgtgaagcatatgcaataaccttgccaccgTGCATCAATACcccaccaagtccaatacgagatgcgacACAATATAatgtatagggccctgaacctgtgggtaacACTAACACGGAcgtcgtagtcaaagttgtcttgagcttctgaaagctcgcttcACACTTGTCTGACCATCTAAATGgggcacccttctaagtcaacctgGTCAACGAGGTTGCTATAGAAGAAAACCCTTCcataaaccgacggtaataacccgccaatcccAAAAAGatatggatctctgtggctgAAGTAGGCCTAGGCAAATTCTGAACGGCCTcgatcttcttaggatccacccaaataccctctactgatacaatgtgacccaagaaagcaactgaactcaaccaaaactcatattttgaaaacttagcatataactgactatctttcagagtctgaagaacgacccaaagatgttgctcatgctcttcTCGAATGCGggtgtagatcaaaatatcatcaataaaaacaatcacaaaggaatctagGTAAgtcttgaacacccggttcatcaaatccataaatgttgctgggcaATTTGTCAAGctaaatgacatcactaggaagtcataatgcccataccaagTCCGAAAagttatcttagggacatcagatgccctaatcctcaactgatggtagctagacctcaaatagatctttgaaaacaccttggcaccctgaagctgatcaaataagtcatcaatccttggcagtggatacttgtttttgatggtgactttgttcaactacagatagtctatgcacatcctcatcgattaatccttcttctttacaaacaacactgaCGCACCCTAGGGCGAGacctaggtctaataaagcccttattaagaaaatcttgcaactgctccttcaactctttcaactttggcggggccatgcgatatggcggaatagaaattggctgagtgcccggaaccaaatcaatacaaaagttaATATCCCcgtcgggtggcatccctggcaggtctacaggaaaaaACTCTGGAAACTTCAGAACAACTGGTaccgaatccatggaaggaaccttcGCACTAGAATCAAGAGCATAAACCAAATAAGtaaaacaccccttctcaaccatacgtcgagccttcatataagaaataaccctactggtagaatgaccaggagtccctctccactctaatcgaggaaaccctggcaaggctaaggtcacgttcttggcgtgacaatccaatacaGCATTATAAGCtgatagccaatccattcccaaaatgacatcaaaatcgaccatatcaaGAAGTGGGAGATCTACGCTAATTTTACGaaccccaataataaccacacatgagcgatagacatgatctacaacaatagaatccccCACAGGTGTGGATACATAcacgggagcactcaaagaatcatgaggcacaaccaaatatgaagcaaagtaagatgatacataagagtatgtagaccctggatcaaatagaattgaagcatctctactgcaaactgaaatagtacctgtgataacagcatcagatgactcagcctcaggcctggccgggaaagcataacatcgggactGGGCCCCACAACTCTGAACcatatctctgggacggcctcctgctggtTGGCCTCCATCTCTAGTGGCCTGACCTCTACCTATGGATCCGTGaccccctacctctagctggctgagcaggcggTGCAACAACTGGTGTCAGAACCATAGGACGAGAACCCTGATGATGTGGCTGAACACCCAATAATCTCGGACAGGTCCTTCGAATatgcccatactcaccacactcaaaacatccatcctGATACTGCGGCTGCGGAAATTGGGACTGACCCTGATGAGCTGACTGACCGCAATAATAACTCTAAAGAGGAGGTATTCTGATAGGAGATGGTAGTACACTATAAGATGGCTGCCCTGAAGGAGGTACAGAAGGACCGTGACTCCCTGAAGCTCCATGGGatgtctgaagtgctgaatgaaatggcctgggaggatggcccctaccaaaagtacctcgaCCTCCAGATGAGGCCCTATTGAATCCACCGGAGTGACgcggcctcttgtcagacccctgaccactcctctgagatagaaccatctcaactcgtctAGCCACATTAGcagcatcctggaaagaaatctcactccctatctccttagccatctgcaatctgataggttgagcaagtccctcaataaaaaacctcaccctctctctctctctctctcggtaggaagtataagaagagcatgacatgCCAAATCAATAAAGTGGGTCTCGTACTAAGTGACGGACATACtgccctactggagacgctcaaactgcctgcgataATCCTTTCTCAGTGTAgcaggaaggaacttctcgagaaataactgagagaactggtcccaagtcaaagcaggcgacccaactggtctagtcaACACAAAATCATTCCACTGTCTCTTGGCGGAACATGACAGATGAAatgcagcaaagtcgaccccattgtctccactatccccatgttccgtaacacctcatgacaactgtccagaTAGTCCTGGGTATCCtttgaagatgtaccgccatagtgAACTGGGAAaatcttggtaaacctatccaatctccacaaagcctcATAAGACATAGCTGGCCCATCACCGGTCTGTATTGCAACACTCGGCGGAACTACCCCAATGggttgagctgctggagtctgaaactgaggaTCCATCTGCTTCGGAATATGGGTAGcaagagtctgtgctcctcccatagcttgagagatggctggtgctacatgGAATGTGCCGGCCTGTGTCAGACTCTCCATGAGACCCACTAGATGGACTAAAGCATCCTAAAGTatcggggtagcgatgaacccctctggaacctgagctggccttgctggaacggtctgggctggagcctccttatcaaactctacctgaggctccaccgctgtTGCTGTTGCTCGAGatctaggctgagccctgcctctgcctcggcctctagcacggcctcatcctctgcccctcgtaggaggtGCCACTGGGGGCTCTGACTGTTGCTCAGCTGATGAAGCactacgtgttctcaccatctacaaaggaacaagagtagagagttcaattagcattaagaGGTCAAATCATACGACAGAGAAGAAAGGAAGTGAAATTGTTCCAAAACTCTGTAGCCattgggggataagcacagacgtctccgtaccaattccttagactctactaagcttgttcataaattgtgagacctaggcaacctagtgctctaatactaacttgtcacgacccgaaattcccaccATCGAgaccatgatggcgcctaacatcacactcgctaggtaagccaatgtTAGAGTTTTATTGACCATTTGCCATTACGTTTCAATGATTAAATGTAAACAAACTAAAATAAGAATAAATAATTGCAGAAGTAAGTAAATAACCTTTTTATCCATATACTATTATCAATACCATTGTCATTACtacccagaatccggtgtcacaatccacAAACATACTTTGATTTTCAACAAATATTGGTCTGAAAGAAATTACATCTgtttttgaaataaataaaatagtaaTATAGAGATGTAAAAGGGGACAccagcaggactaccttgggtctcctaacTGTGAAATTTGAAGCAAATCTCTCAATCAGCCACTAACAGCTCCagaatctgcacagaaagtgcagagtgcagtatcaatacaaccgaccccatgtactggtaaatgCCGAGCCTAACCGAtgaggtagtgacaaggctacGGGAGGGCAATTATAATATAACCTACATACAGTATAAAAGTAGAAAGAAGAACGGAACAAAATAAAGTAGTAACTTGCAAGGAATGAGTACAGAACTCAAGTATTTTTATAAGtatgcagctataaccaatccttaagtgaaaTATAAAACTACAAAATAACTTAAACAGCATAAGAATGATATATaaatgtgagcatgtgattttttccctatatgaaaattactcccaaaaattcaaaataaaacatttttcctttgtgtgcaattttgagaattttcgtggcatttttggataattatttgtttttgtccgtgcatgtttatttgttaaattaataaaaaatacaaaaatatgtcgcattttgaatttaggatttaattctacaattaggagcaattaagtttgttttacaagaacaaaaaataaatcataaaaaataatgtactttgcatttttagcatttaatgtccaaattgtgtaattttatttttaattggtaTTTAATTGTGCGTGTTAATTGTTAGtagaagttaattagtatttttgtaagttaatttgatttttgtaatgtaatttaaagttttagttttaataattaggaaatgaaagaaatagaaaaaaaatggaaagaagATAAGAAAGCCATGGTCTTTGGGCCATTTCTTAAAAATTGaattaaaccagcccaaaatcacccCCAACCCAGCGCAATACCTGCCCCAATCCAGTCTAGCTCAGGGGCAaaccaaatgacgtcgtttggtcatttttcatcgaggtcgttggattaaatcaatccaacggctaaGATTCAATCACCTTACCCGCAACCCCATACCCGACCCATTACCCGGTTCAgaccgaccccctacttaaaccaaacgacatcgtatgGTTTAACTTccttgatcttggccgttgatcttaattgatctaacggtcgagattaaaacacccccccccccccgtataTATAGCCTTAATTCTTTACCCCGCCCCTTCAAACGAACCCCCCTTACTCTGTGTCGTCTCCAAGCAGAGTCGATCcctccccaaaccctagcagccgccaccCCTCCccttcaccgtaaacccggcggcaacgatgccggtgaccaccaaaaacacacccctgaacccccagACACTCCCCTCTATGAATCCACAACCCTTTCTCCGCGAATCATTAccaaacgtctcgaatcttcatctaAAGAATCGGACCAAAACCTTAGTTCACTCAACCGCCCCCAAATCAACACCCAACGTCCACCTGACTTCCCTCGTCCCTAAACCATTAACAGGTTCCCTCGAATCTCGTTGGATtttctcgaatcttagatcgaagttTGACCCCAAACCCTAGTTCTTTCAAGCTCGAGGTTCAGTGGACAGTCGAAGATCTGTAGACCAAATTAGATTTTAATCGTGTGTTTTCACATTGAAAACACACGATTAAAGTCCGCTTTGGTCCAGATCAAAGGATCCAAGGATGAGTTCACAATGGGGTCCGTTTTGGCCCCAAATCCAAAGGTCGGAGGTTCGAACTCGGTCCTCGTTTAAACTGGTAGGTTTCTGCTTATTTCTCCTCTGTTAGTTTCATTCAGTAAGTTCATCTTCTACCCCTTTCTTTAGGATCGAATGCTTTGTGTTTGTTCTGTATTTTGTCtcttgtttgtattgttgttcaCATCGAATTATTCAGTGTCCATAATGCTTTGTCTAAAACCACGGATACTCCTGAAAATGTCTGATGGTTACCACTTGTTCAAATTGGCCAagtttgttctttgttgttcatcgtttGTTGGGTTCCTTGCTCATTTCTGTTTGTCTAAGCTAATTAGGATTGGATCCCAATATGGTTATCTTATCCCCTGTGTATGTGTGAATCAGTTTGACTTTAGTAGTTCAATACAGTTTACCTTGAATCAGTAGTTTCATTTGGGTACTAATCTGAGCGCAAGTTCTAGTTGATTTTGCTGAATTGAATCTCAATGTTTGTCCTGTATTGGATTCGGTTTTGATGTGCTTGTTAGGTATCGGTTCATGTGGCTAGGTAGTTAATTGATTAGttgaaattggttatagctgataaaGTACAAGGGATTGGGGTAGGACAGTGAATCACAGGgatttcaggggtaatttggggatttcaaaacttgaaaaaagagGGTTAACTTGAGTGGACTGTCAGGAAGTACTAATGTACCATTAATCTAATGTAGTTATTTAATAATAGTTGGGAGCAAAAGATAATGGTATGAGGAGGTTTAATGGGGAGTGATTAAATAAATATGTGCCCATAACCTTTGAATTAAAAATAGAATAGGACAtataatagtggggaacaaaacatacaaTAGTGGGCAAAAAGAAGGAAtatgatgggcagaattagtttcttaattttgTTTGAGTGCTCTTAAGAGCTGGCAGGGTCTGTTTTCCATATAAATAGAGGCACTTAGGACAGAGTTAAAGGAGATCCATTTTTTGGAGAACTGAAAAACACTTTCTGAAAAATACTAAAGGAAATCAGTTCTTCAGGTAGTCTTTAGAGAGCTTTTGGAGAGTTTTTCGTTAGTTTTCAATTCTGGACAGATTTGGAGAACTGAAGGAGTTTTCAGGCAGTCTTAGACAACATTTTGAAAGCTAAAACATTCAGTTTCTCTTTGAGAGTTTAGAGAGCATTTCTTTGAGAGTTTTCCTGAGAGCTTTGAACAtcatcattttgagaaaatacaagcTGACACTGTCTCATTGAAGTGCTGGTTTATTGCTGGTTTCACTCAAGATCAGTAGAGTCTGTTGTGGGttatttgttgttgctgtttggttttGCAATTGTTTCTGGGTTGTGGTCGAGTATTATTCTGGCTTAAAACTGGTGTTGAGTTGTTCTGAATTCCATTACTGTTGCTGTTGTTCTATTGTTgctgctgatcttccttttctcCATTGTAAACATTTCCAGGTAcgcacttctgaaaccatgtgttgaTGTAAGCTTGAATTTGAAGCTGAAGTTGAAATGAATTGAGAAATGCACGTTTGCCTGCTTCATAGTATTTGTGTTCAAGATGTAGCAATAGGACGAATGATAGGTAGTTTGTGTTTGTTTAGGCTCATTCCAATTATATTTACTTTGTGTGAATTGGAACGTACTCGAACTAATGTGGACTGTTAAATAGTATGTTGTTAGATTAATTAGATGTATTTCCATATGTTTAGCAATTTAGTTTGGTTTAGCTGATGATGATAGTATAACGAAGAATCTCAGTAGGCCTCTGTACGTATTCCGTTGGATCTTTGGACTGTTTAAACTTGTTATGGCCCGGTCCAGTTTGATTTTAAGATAAACACGTATTTTAAGAAAAAATTTCATATTGCGTTAGTTAATACCAACGGATTAGCTATTAATGTCAACTCTCCCGTCCTGTTGAATTCCTTGTTTCAACATAAGTTTAATAGTGTAGATTAATAATTAATATCAGCATCGGCTCACCATTTAACGAAGTGGCTGTTTGATAAGTGGACATGAATGAAGTATTTAATTTGAATAAATGTATGATGTTGAACTCTAATGCTATTTGGTAAACACAATCAGAAAAATTGGGACTTTTGTCCAAAAGCGTACATTATGTGGTTTGGGCCTTTTTGGCAATTGGCTCGTTAGCAGTCAAACGGCCCATTGTGAGTTTTAAGTTAGGTAGCGGTTCCAAATTGAAAGGCGCTCCCTTTTGTTTGGATCTGGACTTGAACTTGAAGTTCGAATTttataatattaactaattaGGATTATTTAGAGAT contains:
- the LOC138884112 gene encoding uncharacterized protein; protein product: MVQSCGAQSRCYAFPARPEAESSDAVITDHVYRSCVVIIGVRKISVDLPLLDMVDFDVILGMDWLSAYNAVLDCHAKNVTLALPGFPRLEWRGTPGHSTSRVISYMKARRMVEKGCFTYLVYALDSSAKVPSMDSVPVVLKFPEFFPVDLPGMPPDGDINFCIDLVPGTQPISIPPYRMAPPKLKELKEQLQDFLNKGFIRPRSRPRVRQCCL